Proteins from a genomic interval of Nocardioides jishulii:
- a CDS encoding alpha/beta hydrolase fold domain-containing protein, with protein sequence MKKSVAAIAGAAAAVVAALVPMAPAAQAADQACKNYSSSSSTCVNTQRTIAGSTYSTDWYLPQGTASALMVLNHGFSRGCGNLRGTSKAVAEKGVMVLCVNGDMTAGNPVLGRDLAAALTAGTITPPGRALPQRIIVGGHSAGGHFAGAVGAALSRTAPQRLAGAILFDPVAAEGFSADLAAISAGGTRPVLSVAARPSVTNLANNSFGALRDLANPYVGIQLVWKSYVLGVPTGGSCHTDVEGEDTDFIGTAGALCSPNSTQTARLRDFGSSWARDLATNTRTAAYWCTDAAVVSTCGSKVKELVDRSLPLAAPIR encoded by the coding sequence GTGAAGAAGTCAGTGGCGGCCATCGCGGGGGCGGCTGCAGCCGTGGTGGCAGCCTTGGTGCCGATGGCCCCGGCAGCCCAGGCAGCCGACCAGGCCTGCAAGAACTACAGCTCCTCGAGCAGCACGTGCGTGAACACCCAGCGCACGATCGCCGGCTCGACGTACAGCACCGACTGGTACCTGCCGCAGGGCACCGCCAGCGCCCTCATGGTCCTCAACCATGGCTTCTCCCGTGGCTGCGGCAACCTGCGCGGCACCTCGAAGGCCGTGGCCGAGAAGGGGGTGATGGTGCTCTGCGTCAACGGTGACATGACCGCGGGCAACCCCGTACTGGGTCGCGACCTCGCTGCTGCCCTGACCGCCGGGACGATCACCCCGCCCGGACGCGCCCTGCCCCAGCGAATCATCGTCGGCGGACACTCCGCAGGTGGCCACTTCGCCGGTGCCGTGGGCGCGGCCCTCTCGCGCACCGCGCCCCAGCGGCTGGCCGGCGCGATCCTCTTCGACCCCGTCGCGGCCGAGGGATTCAGCGCGGACCTGGCCGCCATCTCCGCGGGCGGTACGCGTCCGGTGCTCTCCGTGGCCGCTCGCCCGAGCGTCACCAACCTGGCCAACAACTCGTTCGGTGCCCTGCGGGACCTCGCCAACCCGTACGTCGGCATCCAGCTGGTCTGGAAGTCCTACGTGCTGGGTGTGCCGACCGGCGGCAGCTGCCACACCGACGTCGAGGGGGAGGACACCGACTTCATCGGCACCGCCGGCGCCCTGTGCTCGCCGAACTCCACCCAGACCGCGCGGCTGCGTGACTTCGGCTCGTCGTGGGCGCGTGACCTCGCCACCAACACCCGCACCGCTGCGTACTGGTGCACCGACGCCGCAGTGGTCTCCACGTGCGGCTCGAAGGTGAAGGAGCTGGTCGACCGCTCGCTGCCGCTGGCGGCCCCGATCCGCTGA
- a CDS encoding LuxR family transcriptional regulator yields MRHATRDLDALWVDAVGLGTADEVLAACVDALDLDRAPGDSLLGSLRRGLDDSGVLLVVDGLEMDDGSLGPVFQEIVEATTQARMVVTSTSQAGQPRERVVRVGPLPVPGKVGPLAGPSLEVFVERVRAAGGQVDLVAHEDEVRRLLRATGGLPLLIEQVAVQCALLGVTGVAPQATLIEAFRGSYDVLPPDAQHCLRRLAHLDSHASIDVLAAVCGIDLAQARDLAAQLVRRNLLEVHADGRFALLAPVRDFVLSRAEEGDRRDSLAGLHRWADAVAPAEDNVGAADAVWLTDFPAMRAAVLTACADPATRDLGYSLANRIFSSLYTCMRARDAVEVLEAALRSGDGPAAIGAQLARRAGIAASEVRGTYEGLWLLDRADEHAQQAPDPTLELARTAAIRAEMHLDAGDFSRAEAEAWRALDLDARGHGANRQAMRTLVDIHVSRAEFPAASSLANQVIRSQGGESELWISLSTRVLMGRTALEQGRLAEAQAFARTAAEESRQLAEDRIRLLAETLLRQIDPSAPITTTERTALPWSVRLPVLLQDARDLLESGDAAKAKWLAADVVALADSSQLGRDAVDARLILAFSLLELGDLTQAAQTFRTVLEQAVAMPMPLRVADVLDGMALVAQAQDQRDGRTLASAAAAVREHHNAAPWGLLAARRPLCARVVPPGWLDAGHLTPLGLRYAKVAHHQADAEDTVLEALTRAEREIADRVADGLTSRQIAEELFVSPRTVDSHLTNIYRKLDINSRARLAAMVADTR; encoded by the coding sequence GTGCGTCACGCCACGCGCGACCTGGACGCGCTCTGGGTCGACGCGGTCGGGCTGGGCACTGCTGACGAGGTGCTGGCCGCGTGCGTCGACGCCCTCGACCTCGACCGCGCTCCCGGAGACTCCCTCCTGGGTTCGCTGCGGCGCGGCCTGGACGACTCCGGCGTCCTGCTCGTGGTCGACGGGCTGGAGATGGACGACGGGTCATTGGGGCCGGTCTTCCAGGAGATCGTCGAGGCCACCACGCAGGCACGCATGGTCGTGACCTCCACCTCGCAGGCTGGCCAGCCCCGTGAGCGGGTGGTCCGTGTCGGGCCGCTCCCCGTCCCGGGGAAGGTCGGCCCCCTGGCGGGGCCGTCGCTGGAGGTCTTCGTCGAACGCGTCAGGGCCGCCGGTGGCCAGGTCGACCTCGTCGCCCACGAGGACGAGGTGCGCCGGCTCCTCCGTGCGACCGGAGGACTGCCCCTGCTCATCGAGCAGGTCGCCGTGCAGTGCGCACTCCTGGGCGTCACGGGGGTCGCGCCCCAGGCGACGTTGATCGAGGCGTTCCGCGGTTCCTACGACGTGCTCCCACCCGACGCCCAGCACTGCCTGCGGCGGCTCGCCCACCTCGACTCCCACGCCAGCATCGACGTGCTGGCGGCGGTCTGCGGCATCGACCTCGCCCAGGCACGCGACCTGGCGGCCCAGCTCGTGCGGCGCAACCTGCTCGAGGTCCACGCCGACGGGCGGTTCGCCCTCCTGGCCCCTGTCCGCGACTTCGTCCTGAGCCGGGCGGAGGAGGGCGACCGCCGCGACAGCCTCGCCGGACTCCACCGCTGGGCAGACGCCGTCGCCCCCGCCGAGGACAACGTCGGGGCGGCGGACGCCGTCTGGCTGACGGACTTCCCCGCGATGCGAGCCGCAGTCCTGACCGCGTGCGCCGATCCGGCCACCCGCGACCTCGGCTACTCGCTCGCCAACAGGATCTTCTCCTCCCTCTACACCTGCATGCGCGCCCGCGACGCCGTGGAGGTGCTCGAGGCTGCCCTGCGCAGCGGCGACGGCCCGGCCGCGATCGGCGCGCAGCTGGCCCGCCGGGCAGGGATCGCCGCCTCGGAGGTGCGGGGCACGTACGAAGGTCTGTGGCTGCTGGACCGGGCCGACGAGCACGCGCAGCAGGCACCCGACCCCACCCTGGAGCTGGCCCGCACGGCCGCGATCCGCGCCGAGATGCACCTCGACGCCGGCGACTTCAGCCGAGCGGAGGCCGAGGCCTGGCGCGCGCTCGACCTGGACGCCCGCGGCCACGGCGCGAACCGTCAGGCCATGCGTACGCTCGTCGACATCCACGTCTCGCGCGCGGAGTTCCCTGCCGCCTCCTCGCTGGCCAACCAGGTGATCCGCTCCCAGGGTGGGGAGAGCGAGCTGTGGATCAGCCTCTCGACGCGCGTGCTGATGGGACGCACCGCGCTGGAGCAGGGGCGGTTGGCCGAGGCGCAGGCCTTCGCCCGGACAGCCGCGGAGGAGTCGCGCCAGCTCGCCGAGGACCGGATCCGGCTGCTCGCCGAGACCCTCCTGCGCCAGATCGACCCGTCAGCCCCGATCACGACCACCGAGCGCACCGCGCTGCCCTGGTCGGTCCGCCTCCCGGTGCTGCTCCAGGACGCCCGTGACCTGCTGGAGAGCGGTGACGCGGCCAAGGCGAAGTGGTTGGCCGCCGACGTGGTCGCGCTGGCGGACAGCTCGCAGCTCGGTCGTGACGCCGTCGACGCACGGCTGATCCTGGCCTTCTCCCTCCTCGAGCTCGGCGACCTCACCCAGGCCGCCCAGACCTTCCGGACGGTACTCGAGCAGGCGGTGGCGATGCCCATGCCGCTGCGGGTCGCCGACGTCCTCGACGGCATGGCGCTGGTCGCCCAGGCCCAGGACCAGCGGGACGGGCGTACGCTCGCCAGCGCCGCCGCCGCGGTGCGCGAGCACCACAACGCCGCCCCGTGGGGCCTGCTCGCGGCACGCCGTCCGCTCTGCGCCCGGGTCGTGCCCCCGGGCTGGCTGGACGCCGGCCACCTGACCCCGCTCGGGCTGCGGTACGCGAAGGTGGCGCACCACCAGGCCGATGCCGAGGACACGGTGCTCGAGGCGCTCACCCGTGCCGAGCGCGAGATCGCCGACCGGGTGGCCGACGGGCTCACGAGTCGCCAGATCGCCGAGGAGCTCTTCGTCTCCCCCAGGACCGTCGACAGCCACCTGACGAACATCTACCGCAAGCTCGACATCAACAGCCGCGCACGCCTCGCTGCCATGGTGGCCGACACCCGCTGA
- a CDS encoding 3-hydroxyacyl-CoA dehydrogenase NAD-binding domain-containing protein, producing the protein MTETAAGTEQLTHDLVLPYLNHAIRMYAEGYASREDIDAAMRFGCGYPVGPLTAVEELGLERARDLLAAQYAATGDELHKPAPLLEQRVQAGATTLAAADEGEAVAEPQLRHEISSVGVVGTGTMAAGIVEVFAKAGFDVVFVGRSQEKLDGVVAGIAKSLDRAIAKGRSTEEAKSEVLGRLTGVTGREALADVDLVVEAIAEDLAVKTELFSDLDRICKQGAILATTTSSLPITTLARTTSRPEWVIGMHFFNPAPVMKLVEVVTTEATSSEVDETTRALCGQLGKVAVSCGDRAGFIVNALLFPYLNDSVKAVESGRADMETVDAAVKEHVNLPLGPFELLDVVGNDVSLAIQKELHAEFKHDGFAPAAMLEQVVAEGRLGRKTKRGFHDYA; encoded by the coding sequence ATGACTGAGACCGCAGCCGGCACCGAGCAGCTGACCCACGACCTGGTCCTGCCGTACCTGAACCACGCGATCCGCATGTACGCCGAGGGCTACGCCTCGCGCGAGGACATCGACGCCGCCATGCGCTTCGGCTGCGGCTATCCCGTGGGCCCGCTGACCGCGGTCGAGGAGCTCGGTCTGGAGAGGGCTCGGGATCTCCTGGCCGCCCAGTACGCCGCCACCGGCGACGAGCTGCACAAGCCGGCTCCTCTCCTCGAGCAGCGTGTCCAGGCCGGGGCGACCACGCTGGCCGCCGCTGACGAGGGCGAGGCCGTGGCGGAGCCGCAGCTGCGCCACGAGATCAGCAGCGTCGGCGTCGTGGGCACCGGCACGATGGCTGCTGGCATCGTCGAGGTCTTCGCCAAGGCGGGCTTCGACGTGGTCTTCGTCGGCCGCAGCCAGGAGAAGCTCGACGGCGTCGTCGCCGGCATCGCCAAGTCGCTGGACCGAGCGATCGCGAAGGGCCGGAGCACCGAGGAGGCCAAGTCCGAGGTGCTCGGTCGGCTCACCGGCGTCACGGGGCGCGAGGCGCTCGCCGACGTCGACCTGGTCGTCGAGGCGATCGCCGAGGACCTCGCGGTGAAGACGGAGCTCTTCTCCGACCTGGACCGCATCTGCAAGCAGGGCGCGATCCTCGCCACCACCACCTCGTCGCTCCCGATCACCACCCTTGCCCGGACCACGTCGCGTCCGGAGTGGGTCATCGGCATGCACTTCTTCAACCCCGCCCCGGTCATGAAGCTGGTCGAGGTGGTCACGACCGAGGCCACCTCGTCCGAGGTCGACGAGACCACGCGTGCGCTGTGCGGCCAGCTCGGCAAGGTGGCCGTCTCCTGCGGAGACCGCGCCGGCTTCATCGTCAACGCGCTGCTGTTCCCCTACCTCAACGACTCGGTCAAGGCCGTGGAGTCCGGCCGGGCCGACATGGAGACCGTCGACGCGGCCGTCAAGGAGCACGTCAACCTGCCGCTCGGACCGTTCGAGCTCCTCGACGTCGTGGGCAACGACGTCTCACTCGCCATCCAGAAGGAGCTGCACGCCGAGTTCAAGCACGACGGGTTCGCTCCCGCCGCGATGCTGGAGCAGGTCGTCGCGGAAGGTCGCCTGGGTCGCAAGACCAAGCGCGGCTTCCACGACTACGCCTGA
- the nucS gene encoding endonuclease NucS, with translation MRLVVATCQIDYAGRLSAHLPMATRVLMLKSDGSVLVHSDGGSYKPLNWMSPPCVLREGTSDDGRPEWTVTSKTDDTLRILIDEIHHDSSHDLGIDPGLQKDGVEKHLQELLAEHPATIADGLTLVRREFPTAIGPVDLMCRDASGLSVAVEIKRRGEIDGVEQLTRYLELLNRDPLLTTKGPVRGIFAAQLIKPQARVLAEDRGIQCKVVDYDALRGMDDAEHRLF, from the coding sequence GTGAGACTCGTCGTTGCCACGTGCCAGATCGACTACGCCGGACGCCTGTCGGCGCACCTCCCGATGGCCACCCGCGTCCTGATGCTGAAGTCGGACGGGTCGGTCCTCGTGCACAGCGACGGCGGCTCCTACAAGCCGCTCAACTGGATGTCACCGCCCTGCGTCCTGCGCGAGGGCACGTCCGACGACGGGCGCCCCGAGTGGACCGTGACCTCGAAGACCGACGACACCCTGCGCATCCTGATCGACGAGATCCACCACGACTCCTCGCACGACCTCGGCATCGACCCGGGGCTGCAGAAGGACGGCGTCGAGAAGCACCTCCAGGAGCTGCTGGCCGAGCACCCGGCCACCATCGCCGACGGCCTGACCCTCGTACGCCGCGAGTTCCCCACCGCCATCGGTCCCGTCGACCTGATGTGTCGCGACGCCTCCGGGCTCTCGGTGGCCGTCGAGATCAAGCGACGCGGCGAGATCGACGGGGTCGAGCAGCTCACCCGCTACCTGGAGCTCCTGAACCGCGACCCCCTGCTCACCACGAAGGGACCGGTACGCGGCATCTTCGCCGCCCAGCTCATCAAGCCGCAGGCACGGGTGCTGGCCGAGGACCGCGGGATCCAGTGCAAGGTCGTCGACTACGACGCGCTGCGCGGGATGGACGACGCGGAGCACCGACTCTTCTGA